A region from the Aegilops tauschii subsp. strangulata cultivar AL8/78 chromosome 5, Aet v6.0, whole genome shotgun sequence genome encodes:
- the LOC109785601 gene encoding transcription factor HHO6, giving the protein MRAPSFQIPHHIPILLLSNQTFSERYQLPSILLPSPPRFPSIGSGGVFPGYPCVSVCMGLDVGEIGMPLDLGLDLKLFVAKTAGRLAAAAKEAPAVDACIRGLEEERRKIEVFRRELPLCARLLADVIEFMKEEAAKRSERRDADDNDKRKWMSTAQLWVDSRATDAADPVKEQRKESALSKPMLLGGAIGAPMAASCRAMPPPAAPQYFGRDDKIVGTQGLPALPMISPAANRQFSPPVDDRHQAIAAKFAAPMPPPGPGLQTHDQQSRKTRRCWSPELHRHFVAALHQLGGPQVATPKQIREMMKVDGLTNDEVKSHLQKYRLHNQRCPSSSSASHPVMLVGDLWAHQEQSSSQSRSPEGPLQLSVSGVAVSALTGSDSSEEDGRSVGYSRR; this is encoded by the exons ATGCGCGCACCTTCCTTCCAGATCCCCCACCACATTCCTATCCTCCTCCTCTCCAACCAGACTTTCTCCGAGCGCTACCAGCTTCCTTCCATCCTCCTTCCTTCGCCGCCGAGGTTTCCTTCGATCGGGAGCGGTGGCGTGTTCCCTGGTTATCCGTGCGTTTCCGTTTGCATGGGGCTGGACGTCGGCGAGATCGGGATGCCCCTCGACCTGGGCCTCGACCTCAAGCTCTTCGTCGCCAAGACCGCCGGCCGGCTGGCCGCCGCGGCCAAGGAGGCGCCCGCCGTCGACGCCTGCATCCGCGGCCTCGAGGAGGAGCGCCGCAAGATCGAGGTCTTCCGCCGCGAGCTGCCGCTCTGCGCCCGCCTGCTCGCCGATG TCATCGAGTTCAtgaaggaggaggcggccaagaggaGCGAGCGCCGCGACGCCGACGACAACGACAAGCGGAAATGGATGAGCACGGCGCAGCTCTGGGTCGACAGCCGCGCCACCGACGCCGCCGATCCCGTG AAGGAGCAGAGGAAGGAGAGCGCCCTGTCCAAGCCGATGCTGCTCGGCGGTGCCATCGGTGCGCCCATGGCAGCCAGCTGCCGTGCAATGCCGCCGCCGGCGGCTCCCCAGTACTTCGGCAGGGACGACAAGATTGTTGGCACACAAGGCCTGCCTGCTCTGCCCATGATTTCTCCGGCTGCGAACAGGCAGTTTTCTCCCCCTGTCGACGACCGCCATCAGGCTATCGCCGCAAAATTTGCTGCCCCCATGCCACCCCCGGGGCCTGGCTTGCAGACTCATGACCAGCAGTCGAGGAAGACAAGGCGGTGCTGGTCGCCGGAGCTTCACCGGCACTTTGTTGCCGCCTTGCACCAACTCGGTGGCCCTCAAG TTGCCACTCCAAAGCAAATCAGGGAGATGATGAAAGTTGATGGCCTCACCAACGATGAAGTGAAAAGCCACCTCCAG AAATACCGTCTGCACAACCAGAGGTGCCCTAGCTCTTCTTCAGCCAGCCATCCGGTTATGCTGGTGGGCGATCTCTGGGCTCATCAGGAGCAAAGCAGCTCGCAGTCCCGGTCCCCTGAAGGCCCCCTTCAGCTCTCTGTTTCAGGGGTGGCCGTCTCGGCACTCACCGGCAGCGACAGTTCCGAGGAAGACGGCAGGTCGGTAGGCTATAGCCGGAGGTGA